Proteins co-encoded in one Petrotoga sp. 9PW.55.5.1 genomic window:
- a CDS encoding pyridoxal-phosphate dependent enzyme: MIDLTVKKEGLEKVIERAKEKNIIIPTFSQMRNPELIPDKIKAKLKDIGLWDINSLNLFRITWKNEPVSKGGLYGNVNYFELPSELTGVKARILALVGKWFPTGAHKVGATFGCLVPRLVTGQFDPTSQKAVWPSTGNYCRGGAYDAHLLACESIAILPKGMSKERFEWLKKVAGEVIGTPGSESNVKEIFDKCKELKEKYGDKIVIFNQFDEMGNRLWHHEVTGHAMEEVLNDIMGSKDRLAGSVFTSGSSGTLGAGEYLKDLFPNSKLVVGEALQCPTLLNNGFGAHRIEGIGDKHVPWIHNVKNTDMVIAIDDEDTMSLVRLFNEPAGKKFLKAQGIDEKLVENLNLLGISSIANTLSAIKFAKYYELTEHDIVMTVFTDSMELYGSRLEEMREEFGEYNEHQAAIDYYQHLIGIKTDNMQELNYYDRKRIHNLKYYTWIEQQNKDLNELNAQWYEADEYWGGMRETANKIDELINEFNKKTGLLEEIN, from the coding sequence ATGATTGATTTAACAGTGAAAAAAGAAGGTTTAGAAAAAGTTATTGAAAGAGCTAAAGAAAAGAATATCATAATTCCTACATTTTCACAGATGAGAAACCCAGAATTAATTCCCGATAAAATAAAGGCAAAATTAAAAGATATTGGTTTGTGGGATATTAATTCTTTAAATTTGTTTAGAATAACTTGGAAAAATGAACCCGTTTCAAAAGGCGGTTTATATGGGAACGTTAATTATTTTGAATTACCTTCTGAGTTAACTGGAGTTAAAGCTAGAATATTAGCTTTAGTAGGAAAATGGTTTCCGACTGGAGCTCATAAGGTTGGAGCTACTTTTGGATGTTTGGTTCCAAGATTAGTTACAGGGCAATTTGATCCCACTAGCCAAAAAGCTGTATGGCCTTCAACCGGTAATTATTGTAGAGGGGGGGCATACGACGCTCATCTTTTAGCGTGTGAGTCAATTGCAATATTGCCAAAAGGAATGAGTAAAGAAAGATTTGAATGGCTTAAAAAAGTAGCGGGTGAAGTTATAGGTACACCAGGTAGTGAGAGTAATGTTAAGGAGATTTTTGACAAATGTAAAGAATTAAAAGAAAAATACGGCGATAAAATAGTTATTTTCAATCAGTTTGATGAGATGGGGAATCGTTTGTGGCACCATGAAGTTACTGGTCATGCAATGGAAGAGGTTTTAAATGATATTATGGGTAGTAAAGATAGATTAGCGGGTTCTGTTTTTACTTCAGGTTCTTCTGGAACATTAGGTGCTGGAGAATATTTAAAAGACTTATTCCCAAACAGTAAATTAGTTGTTGGGGAAGCTTTACAATGTCCTACATTGTTAAACAATGGTTTTGGAGCTCATAGAATTGAGGGAATTGGGGATAAACATGTTCCATGGATTCATAATGTAAAAAATACTGATATGGTTATAGCTATAGACGATGAAGATACAATGAGTTTGGTAAGGCTTTTTAACGAACCTGCGGGTAAAAAGTTTTTAAAGGCACAGGGTATAGATGAAAAGTTAGTAGAAAATTTAAACTTACTTGGAATATCTTCAATTGCTAATACTCTTTCTGCAATTAAATTTGCTAAATATTATGAACTTACAGAACACGATATTGTAATGACGGTTTTTACTGATTCAATGGAACTTTATGGTTCAAGATTGGAAGAAATGAGAGAAGAATTCGGAGAATACAACGAGCATCAAGCTGCTATTGACTATTATCAACATCTAATTGGTATTAAAACAGATAATATGCAAGAGCTTAATTATTATGACAGAAAAAGAATTCATAATCTAAAATACTATACTTGGATAGAACAACAGAATAAAGATTTGAATGAGCTCAATGCACAATGGTATGAAGCGGATGAATATTGGGGTGGCATGCGAGAAACTGCAAACAAGATTGATGAACTTATTAATGAGTTTAATAAAAAGACTGGGTTATTGGAGGAAATAAATTGA
- a CDS encoding threonine synthase: MKYVKNLVCISCGESYEASPTQYLCPKCGEKGILDVQYDYEKIKKEWSKEDLSSNNNPGIWRYAPLLPIEPNSVKPPLRVGNTPVYESKAMAKELGVSTLYIKDDGLNPTGSLKDRASSIAVVKAQEARINVVACASTGNAASSLAGNIASMGNEMRAVIFVPERAPIGKVTQLLIYGALVISVKGSYEETFYLSEEAINKWGWYNRNAAINPYLVEGKKTSSIEFAEQLNWNMPDWLVYSVGDGCTIAGAWKGVYDLKQIGFIDKVPKLLGVQAEGCAPITKAFKSGKDLIVEKENTLADSIAVGKPRNYIKAIKAVKESKGDMVIISDNEILDMMKVLGKKTGIFGEPAGVAGVAGIKKAVENGIIKPYESVGVVITGNGLKDIKNAQKSVGEPLRVSTDINELYNLLNDYF; this comes from the coding sequence TTGAAGTATGTAAAGAATCTAGTTTGTATCAGTTGTGGAGAAAGTTATGAAGCTTCTCCAACCCAATATCTATGTCCTAAATGTGGAGAAAAAGGTATTCTTGACGTTCAGTACGATTATGAAAAAATTAAAAAAGAGTGGTCAAAAGAGGATTTATCTAGTAACAATAATCCAGGCATTTGGCGTTATGCTCCTTTATTGCCTATAGAGCCAAATAGTGTCAAACCTCCTTTGAGAGTGGGAAATACTCCAGTTTATGAAAGCAAAGCTATGGCAAAAGAATTAGGAGTATCTACTCTTTATATAAAAGATGATGGGCTTAATCCTACGGGATCTCTTAAAGATAGAGCGTCATCTATAGCTGTTGTAAAGGCGCAGGAAGCGAGAATTAATGTTGTAGCCTGCGCCTCTACAGGTAACGCAGCTTCTTCCTTAGCAGGAAATATAGCTTCAATGGGAAACGAAATGAGAGCTGTGATATTTGTTCCCGAACGAGCTCCAATAGGTAAAGTTACTCAACTTTTAATATACGGGGCATTAGTTATTTCTGTAAAAGGTTCATACGAAGAAACTTTTTATTTATCAGAAGAGGCGATAAATAAGTGGGGCTGGTACAATAGAAATGCGGCTATAAATCCATATTTAGTTGAAGGTAAAAAAACATCTTCAATTGAATTTGCAGAACAGTTGAATTGGAATATGCCTGATTGGTTAGTTTATTCGGTAGGGGATGGTTGTACTATTGCTGGTGCGTGGAAAGGAGTTTACGATTTAAAACAGATAGGCTTTATAGATAAAGTTCCAAAATTGTTAGGAGTTCAGGCTGAAGGGTGTGCGCCCATTACTAAAGCTTTCAAAAGTGGGAAAGATTTAATAGTTGAAAAAGAAAATACTTTAGCTGATAGTATAGCTGTTGGGAAGCCTAGGAATTATATCAAAGCAATTAAAGCTGTAAAGGAATCCAAAGGCGATATGGTTATCATTAGTGATAATGAAATATTAGATATGATGAAAGTTTTAGGTAAAAAGACGGGGATTTTTGGAGAACCTGCTGGTGTAGCCGGCGTTGCGGGGATAAAAAAAGCAGTGGAAAATGGGATTATCAAACCTTATGAATCTGTTGGTGTGGTAATTACAGGTAATGGTTTAAAAGATATAAAAAATGCTCAAAAATCTGTAGGAGAACCTTTAAGAGTTAGTACAGATATAAATGAATTATATAATTTATTGAATGATTATTTTTAA
- a CDS encoding YgeY family selenium metabolism-linked hydrolase produces the protein MNYKEILKKAEDYKEDISKFLRDMIAIPSESGKEKDVILRIKEEMEKVGFDKVEIDPMGNILGYIGHGKHLIAMDAHIDTVGIGDINLWQYDPYKGYEDDEIIVGRGASDQEGGMASMVYAARIIKDLGLEDDYTLLVTGTVQEEDCDGLCWQYIINEDKIKPEFVVITEPTSCNIYRGQRGRMEIKVSTHGVSCHGSAPERGDNAIYKMADIINELKVLHTCLKNDNFLGKGSLTVSEIFFSSPSRCAVADGCSISIDRRLTWGESWQGAIEEIKNLPASKRYNADVELYTYEKPSYTGLIYPTESYFPAWVLEEDHPACQTLVKAYENLFDENPLVDKWTFSTNAVSIMGRYGIPCIGFGPGHEDQAHAPNEKTWKSELVKATAMYATIPKLYVQNFS, from the coding sequence ATGAATTATAAAGAAATTTTAAAGAAAGCAGAAGATTATAAAGAAGATATATCAAAGTTTCTTAGAGATATGATCGCTATTCCAAGTGAGAGCGGCAAAGAAAAAGACGTTATTTTAAGAATTAAAGAAGAAATGGAAAAAGTTGGTTTTGATAAAGTTGAGATTGATCCTATGGGTAATATTCTAGGCTATATAGGGCATGGAAAACATCTTATTGCTATGGATGCTCATATTGACACTGTGGGGATAGGGGATATTAACCTTTGGCAATATGATCCATACAAAGGTTATGAAGACGATGAAATTATCGTTGGAAGAGGTGCTAGTGACCAAGAGGGTGGCATGGCTTCTATGGTTTATGCAGCAAGAATCATAAAAGATTTAGGGTTGGAAGATGATTATACTTTACTTGTAACAGGTACAGTACAAGAAGAAGATTGTGACGGGCTTTGTTGGCAATATATAATTAATGAAGATAAGATAAAACCAGAATTTGTTGTTATTACAGAGCCTACCTCTTGTAATATATATCGTGGGCAAAGAGGAAGAATGGAAATTAAAGTTTCTACTCATGGAGTAAGTTGTCACGGTTCTGCTCCAGAAAGAGGAGATAACGCCATTTATAAAATGGCTGATATTATTAACGAATTAAAGGTTTTACATACATGCTTAAAGAATGACAATTTTTTGGGAAAAGGCAGTTTAACAGTTTCTGAGATTTTCTTTTCATCTCCTTCTAGATGTGCGGTTGCAGATGGATGTTCAATATCAATAGATAGAAGATTAACTTGGGGAGAAAGTTGGCAAGGTGCAATAGAAGAGATTAAAAATCTGCCCGCTTCAAAAAGATATAACGCGGATGTAGAATTATATACTTATGAAAAGCCATCCTACACGGGTTTAATATATCCAACTGAGTCATACTTTCCAGCATGGGTTTTGGAAGAGGATCATCCAGCTTGTCAAACATTAGTAAAAGCTTATGAGAATTTATTTGATGAGAATCCTTTAGTTGACAAATGGACTTTTTCTACAAATGCTGTTTCAATTATGGGAAGATACGGTATACCTTGTATTGGATTTGGGCCTGGACATGAAGATCAAGCACATGCTCCAAATGAAAAAACTTGGAAAAGTGAACTAGTGAAAGCAACTGCTATGTATGCAACAATTCCAAAATTATATGTACAAAATTTTTCATAA
- the hydA gene encoding dihydropyrimidinase codes for MLIKNGIVVTSKNCEKKDIRIKAEKIVEINYNLSPFLDEEVIDAKDKYVIPGVIDSHTHFSLHSRGTTSIDDFYSGGVSASLGGVTTHIDFADSEDGSLMKGLESRLEETINSVIDFHFHIVIDDKFNPIKDNAQLKEIKNFGISSLKAFTTYKGLYMISEDKWEPLFIKAKENDLIIAIHCEDDEIIQRNVEKFKKEKKLGVQYHPDIRPSIAEAKAIRKVCEIAEKVKATIYIVHLSSKEGYETVKTFKNKDFDLLVETTPHYLLLTKDKLKGSDGRLYLMTPPLREKEDNEALWQGIKENVIDVVATDHCAYSKEQKLMGKDSLDIFPGIPGVETLLPLVYTYGVKNGLFSINKMVELLSTNPAKIFKLFPKKGVIEKGSDADLVIFDPNIKEILNDKNTHSNAGYNPFNGFEVEGMPVTTILRGKVIVKDREFVGEKGYGKFVKAEF; via the coding sequence TTGCTTATTAAAAATGGAATAGTTGTAACCTCAAAAAATTGTGAGAAAAAGGATATAAGAATTAAGGCTGAAAAGATAGTAGAAATTAATTATAATTTATCTCCTTTTTTAGATGAAGAGGTTATTGATGCAAAGGATAAATATGTGATACCTGGTGTAATAGATAGCCACACTCACTTTAGCCTCCATTCCAGAGGAACAACAAGTATAGATGATTTTTATTCTGGAGGAGTATCAGCATCACTAGGAGGCGTTACTACTCATATCGATTTTGCCGATAGTGAAGATGGTTCTTTGATGAAAGGTCTAGAAAGTAGATTGGAAGAAACTATTAATTCTGTTATAGATTTTCATTTTCATATAGTAATAGACGACAAATTCAATCCTATTAAAGATAATGCTCAATTAAAAGAGATCAAAAATTTTGGAATATCTAGTTTAAAGGCTTTCACTACGTACAAAGGGTTGTATATGATTTCTGAAGATAAATGGGAACCTCTTTTTATAAAAGCAAAAGAAAACGATTTAATCATAGCAATTCATTGTGAGGATGACGAAATAATTCAAAGAAATGTTGAAAAGTTCAAAAAAGAAAAGAAGTTAGGAGTTCAATACCATCCTGATATTAGGCCTTCTATAGCGGAAGCTAAAGCTATAAGGAAGGTATGTGAAATTGCAGAGAAGGTTAAAGCAACTATATACATAGTACATCTTTCTTCAAAGGAAGGATATGAAACAGTAAAAACTTTTAAAAACAAAGATTTTGATTTGTTAGTAGAAACTACTCCTCATTATCTTTTATTAACTAAAGATAAGTTAAAAGGTTCAGATGGACGATTGTATTTGATGACTCCTCCTTTGAGAGAAAAAGAGGATAACGAAGCTCTTTGGCAAGGCATTAAAGAAAATGTTATTGATGTTGTAGCAACAGATCATTGTGCATACAGTAAAGAACAAAAATTAATGGGAAAAGATTCACTGGATATTTTCCCAGGTATACCCGGAGTTGAAACACTTCTTCCATTGGTTTATACGTATGGAGTAAAAAATGGTCTTTTTTCAATTAATAAGATGGTTGAACTTTTATCAACAAACCCTGCTAAGATATTCAAACTTTTTCCTAAAAAAGGTGTTATAGAAAAAGGTTCAGATGCAGATTTAGTTATATTTGATCCTAATATCAAAGAAATATTAAACGATAAAAACACCCATTCTAATGCGGGTTATAATCCTTTTAACGGATTCGAGGTCGAAGGTATGCCCGTAACTACGATTTTAAGAGGAAAAGTAATAGTAAAAGATAGAGAGTTTGTTGGTGAAAAAGGGTATGGAAAGTTTGTAAAAGCTGAATTTTGA
- a CDS encoding ornithine carbamoyltransferase gives MNTLFRGKDFISTQDWSREELETVFEVSKELKKRFAMGEVTDHLLRAKTVFMLFFEQSTRTRNSIEAGITQLGGHAHDLTPDKMQLSHGESAKDTAIVLSRFGHGIAIRNCFFGIGNKYLRDVAKYADVPVISLQDDIYHPLQGLADLLTIKEKVGDNLQNVKVTVSWAYATSHAKPLSVPQTQALLFTRYGMDVTIAHPKEFPLMPEIIEQAKENAKKYNGSIKFTNDMDEAFEGAQIVIPKNWGGFLGVEDPDSEEGKKEMKANLEKYKDWICDERRMALADKNVLYMHAMPADRGKEVTDSVIDGPHSIIYDEAENRLHTAKAIMALTMGGRP, from the coding sequence ATGAATACATTATTTAGAGGCAAAGATTTCATTTCAACACAAGATTGGAGTAGAGAAGAATTAGAAACTGTGTTTGAAGTTTCTAAGGAACTTAAAAAGAGATTTGCAATGGGTGAAGTAACAGATCATTTATTAAGAGCAAAAACCGTATTCATGCTTTTCTTCGAACAATCAACAAGGACGCGTAATTCTATTGAAGCTGGTATAACTCAATTAGGTGGTCACGCCCACGATCTCACACCCGATAAAATGCAACTTTCCCATGGCGAATCCGCCAAAGATACTGCAATTGTTTTAAGTAGATTCGGTCATGGTATAGCTATTAGAAATTGTTTTTTTGGCATCGGAAACAAATATTTAAGAGATGTAGCAAAGTATGCAGATGTGCCAGTTATTAGTCTGCAAGACGATATTTATCATCCTTTACAAGGATTAGCTGATCTATTGACCATAAAAGAAAAAGTCGGAGATAACCTCCAAAACGTTAAAGTAACTGTATCTTGGGCTTATGCTACTTCTCATGCTAAACCACTTTCGGTCCCACAAACTCAAGCACTCCTCTTTACTAGATATGGCATGGATGTTACTATAGCTCATCCAAAAGAATTCCCTTTGATGCCAGAAATTATTGAGCAAGCTAAAGAAAACGCTAAAAAGTACAATGGTAGTATTAAATTTACAAACGATATGGATGAAGCGTTTGAAGGGGCTCAAATAGTTATTCCAAAAAATTGGGGAGGATTTTTAGGGGTTGAAGATCCTGATTCAGAAGAAGGCAAAAAAGAAATGAAAGCAAATTTAGAAAAGTATAAAGATTGGATTTGTGATGAAAGAAGAATGGCACTTGCTGATAAAAACGTTTTATACATGCACGCTATGCCTGCTGATAGGGGAAAAGAAGTAACTGATTCTGTTATAGATGGCCCTCATTCTATTATATATGATGAAGCTGAAAATCGTTTACATACTGCTAAAGCAATTATGGCTTTAACAATGGGCGGAAGACCGTAG
- a CDS encoding xanthine dehydrogenase family protein molybdopterin-binding subunit: MDAYEKVTGKAKFADDLEFANMLYAKVLRTKYPSAKILNVNVDKAWEVAGVKSVITAKDVPNNRFGVIVPDQQVFAQDRVFYIGDGIAAVAAESIEAAEKAVELIEVEYEELPGVFDQLEARNTAPIHPEKNSNEVVHHKLRKGNVEEGFNNSDIILEREYETQFIEHAYLEPEVVIAVPYENNSLVTIYGSVQNPFACRNAVAAVLKVGYNQVRVIQNHIGGSFGGKDEVISSMAARAAVLALKTNRPVKLKNSREDSIIESYKRHPYKMKYKVGVTKDGKIKAMEIEAVADSGGYACQTPFVTWRSVVQATGPYEIPNVKTDTYGYYTNNVYTGAMRGYGSPQVIFAQESLMDELAKELGMNPLEFRLKNIFRDNSITASGQLLNNHKVSLEEVIKKASEKIDFMNKYNKYSKEQNSDKRKGIGMAVSYRGVSLGAEAVDAAGVVLSIQKDGSVYFYSGLAENGQGLKTAYTQIISEELGINIDKINFLIVDTLISPDSGSTVASRATLVGGNATIDAAKRLKKKLTEFLIKKHNLSCSELFFRDNNIYLPDGEKLISFDEVATQAYNSGVFLSTYGWYKSPQISWDEEVGQGNPYFTYVYGCQIAEVEVDTGTGEIKVLNMVAAHDVGRAINPAGVLGQIYGGIMMGLGYGIMEEVDIEEGYINNTNFDEYLIPTAKDMPNIYPIIVENPDPVGPYGAKSIGEPTLELGAAAISNAVAQAIGRRIRSLPLNLEKVLIGRSLKKGRKKK; encoded by the coding sequence GTGGATGCTTACGAAAAGGTTACTGGAAAAGCCAAATTTGCAGATGATTTGGAGTTTGCTAATATGCTCTATGCCAAAGTACTAAGGACAAAATATCCATCCGCAAAAATTCTTAACGTTAACGTTGATAAGGCTTGGGAAGTAGCTGGAGTTAAGTCAGTTATTACAGCAAAGGATGTTCCAAATAATAGATTCGGAGTTATAGTACCTGATCAACAAGTTTTTGCTCAAGATAGGGTGTTTTACATAGGAGATGGAATAGCTGCGGTTGCAGCTGAAAGTATAGAAGCAGCTGAAAAAGCAGTAGAACTTATTGAGGTTGAGTATGAGGAACTTCCTGGGGTCTTTGATCAATTAGAAGCTAGAAACACAGCTCCCATACACCCCGAGAAGAATAGTAATGAAGTTGTTCATCATAAGTTGAGAAAAGGTAATGTGGAAGAAGGTTTTAATAATTCTGATATTATTCTTGAAAGAGAGTATGAAACACAATTTATTGAACATGCTTACTTAGAGCCAGAAGTTGTAATAGCTGTGCCTTATGAGAACAATAGTTTAGTCACTATATATGGTTCAGTACAAAATCCTTTTGCATGTAGAAATGCGGTTGCGGCTGTATTGAAAGTTGGTTATAACCAGGTTAGAGTCATTCAAAATCATATTGGAGGTTCTTTTGGAGGGAAAGATGAAGTTATCTCTTCAATGGCTGCTCGAGCCGCAGTTTTGGCTTTAAAAACCAATAGACCGGTTAAATTAAAAAATTCGAGGGAAGATTCTATAATTGAGAGTTATAAAAGACATCCCTACAAAATGAAATACAAAGTAGGTGTCACAAAAGATGGAAAAATAAAAGCAATGGAGATAGAAGCTGTTGCTGATAGTGGTGGTTACGCATGTCAGACCCCATTTGTGACATGGAGATCAGTTGTTCAGGCGACAGGACCTTACGAAATTCCTAATGTGAAAACTGATACTTATGGATATTATACAAATAATGTTTATACTGGGGCTATGCGTGGTTATGGTTCACCGCAAGTTATATTTGCGCAAGAATCTCTTATGGACGAATTAGCAAAAGAGTTGGGAATGAATCCTTTAGAGTTTAGATTAAAAAACATATTTAGAGATAATTCTATCACTGCAAGTGGGCAATTGCTTAATAATCATAAGGTGAGTTTAGAAGAGGTTATTAAAAAAGCATCTGAAAAAATTGATTTCATGAATAAATACAATAAATATAGTAAAGAACAAAATAGTGATAAAAGAAAAGGAATAGGTATGGCCGTTAGTTATCGAGGAGTTAGTTTGGGAGCAGAAGCTGTAGATGCTGCAGGCGTTGTTTTATCTATTCAAAAAGATGGTTCAGTTTATTTTTATAGTGGATTGGCTGAAAATGGGCAAGGTTTGAAAACCGCCTATACTCAAATCATATCTGAAGAGTTAGGAATTAACATTGATAAGATAAATTTTTTAATAGTCGATACTTTAATTTCTCCGGATAGCGGTTCTACTGTTGCATCTAGAGCTACATTGGTAGGAGGAAATGCAACAATCGACGCAGCAAAAAGATTAAAGAAAAAACTAACAGAATTTTTAATTAAAAAACATAACTTGTCTTGTTCGGAATTATTTTTTAGAGATAACAACATTTACCTACCAGACGGAGAAAAATTAATTTCTTTCGATGAAGTTGCTACTCAAGCTTATAACTCAGGTGTTTTTCTCTCTACTTACGGTTGGTACAAATCTCCTCAAATTAGCTGGGATGAAGAAGTTGGGCAAGGGAACCCTTATTTTACTTATGTTTATGGGTGCCAAATAGCGGAGGTAGAAGTAGATACAGGAACCGGTGAGATTAAGGTTCTAAATATGGTTGCAGCTCATGATGTAGGAAGAGCTATAAATCCTGCAGGTGTTTTAGGGCAAATTTATGGTGGAATCATGATGGGTTTAGGTTATGGAATTATGGAAGAAGTAGATATAGAAGAAGGTTATATTAACAATACAAATTTTGATGAATATTTGATTCCCACCGCCAAAGATATGCCAAATATATATCCTATAATTGTTGAAAATCCTGATCCTGTTGGACCATACGGCGCGAAATCCATTGGAGAGCCGACTTTAGAATTAGGAGCAGCTGCTATCTCTAACGCAGTAGCACAAGCTATTGGTAGAAGAATTAGATCACTACCTTTGAATTTAGAAAAAGTTCTCATAGGCCGCTCTCTTAAAAAAGGAAGGAAGAAAAAATGA
- a CDS encoding xanthine dehydrogenase family protein subunit M, which produces MIEYEFLKAKYLGNALKILDSYKNVKLLAGGTDILVDIHKKSKRLGDFNYILDISNIEELKYIEETSQTVEIGPLCTHTMLIESELISNMYPFLVTAAKTIGSPQIRNRGTVGGNISNASPAADLVPPLIALKTQLELSSVEGKRFVPLEKYIVGPYKTSQNPNELITKIIIPKIDKEYFGVFLKIGRRRAVNIARLNLAILAKVKQNIIEDIRIVPGSATPYPVRFTNLEQEIIGKRIDQIILEKITPKISEEMISITGERWSTPYKKPALEALFKRGMESIFAVFNN; this is translated from the coding sequence ATGATTGAATATGAATTTTTGAAAGCAAAATATTTAGGAAATGCTTTAAAAATATTAGATAGTTATAAAAACGTTAAGTTATTGGCTGGAGGTACAGACATACTTGTAGATATTCATAAAAAAAGTAAACGATTAGGTGATTTTAACTATATTTTGGATATTTCTAATATTGAAGAATTAAAATATATCGAAGAAACTAGCCAAACAGTAGAAATAGGACCGTTATGCACTCATACAATGTTAATAGAATCAGAATTAATAAGTAATATGTATCCGTTTTTAGTTACAGCAGCCAAAACAATTGGTTCTCCGCAAATTAGAAACAGGGGAACTGTGGGAGGCAATATCTCTAACGCTTCGCCAGCTGCGGATCTCGTTCCTCCTTTAATAGCTTTAAAAACTCAACTAGAATTGAGTTCTGTTGAAGGGAAGCGCTTTGTTCCTTTAGAAAAATATATAGTTGGACCTTATAAAACATCTCAAAATCCCAATGAATTAATTACAAAAATAATAATTCCAAAGATTGATAAAGAATATTTTGGTGTTTTTTTGAAGATAGGGAGGAGAAGAGCTGTAAACATTGCAAGGCTTAACTTAGCGATTCTTGCAAAAGTAAAACAAAATATAATCGAGGATATTAGAATAGTACCTGGTTCAGCTACTCCATATCCAGTAAGATTTACTAATTTAGAACAAGAAATAATCGGTAAAAGAATTGATCAAATAATTTTAGAAAAGATAACACCTAAGATATCTGAAGAAATGATTTCAATTACAGGTGAGAGATGGTCTACTCCTTATAAAAAACCCGCCTTGGAAGCTTTGTTTAAACGTGGAATGGAAAGCATATTTGCTGTGTTTAACAATTAG
- a CDS encoding (2Fe-2S)-binding protein — protein MNKISVTFYVNGKKEVLEVTPKERLLDTLRDQLKLKSVKEGCDVGECGACTVILNGQAVHSCLVLTAQLDGDEVYTTESLEKDGLLDPLQQAFIDHQAVQCGFCTPGILMSAKALLNKNPNPTREEIKTAIEGNLCRCTGYEQIIQAIESVSEKKLSSR, from the coding sequence ATGAATAAAATTAGCGTAACTTTTTATGTTAACGGGAAAAAAGAGGTTCTTGAAGTAACACCAAAAGAAAGACTTTTAGATACTTTAAGAGATCAGCTAAAATTAAAAAGTGTCAAAGAAGGTTGTGATGTTGGAGAATGTGGAGCTTGTACTGTAATACTTAATGGACAAGCTGTCCATTCTTGTTTAGTATTAACTGCTCAACTCGATGGAGATGAGGTGTACACAACAGAAAGTTTAGAAAAAGATGGGTTATTGGATCCTCTTCAGCAAGCTTTTATAGACCACCAAGCTGTACAGTGTGGTTTTTGTACCCCTGGTATTCTTATGTCGGCAAAGGCTCTATTAAATAAGAATCCCAATCCTACAAGAGAAGAAATTAAAACAGCTATAGAAGGTAATTTATGTAGGTGTACTGGTTATGAACAAATTATACAAGCTATTGAAAGTGTTAGCGAAAAAAAACTAAGTAGTAGGTGA